One Setaria italica strain Yugu1 chromosome II, Setaria_italica_v2.0, whole genome shotgun sequence DNA segment encodes these proteins:
- the LOC101765622 gene encoding putative F-box protein At3g16210: MDCSKRRAAALGDLPVDPLVEILCRVPAKSVCQFKCVPKAWRDLIADPHHRKKLPQAMQGLFCVTPDESSKAYSFSFIDLAARSVPPDIDPSFSFLTELPGIQALVLLGSCNGLILLGHRQEYSITSSLAYIVCNPRTKEWEAVPPCSSHSPTLLTFTYLAFDPAVSSHFNLVQFQVETHEEFLSVHTYSSETGTWSDNQIDEQGEEGQLEGWHMVRFNLADPSPRCPFINGFLNLLVWDDDEMKIVALDVQGKSRRMIPVPHVANRRS, from the coding sequence ATGGACTGCTCCAAGAGGCGTGCGGCCGCGCTGGGCGACCTCCCTGTTGACCCCCTTGTGGAGATCCTCTGCCGCGTCCCTGCCAAGTCCGTCTGCCAGTTCAAGTGCGTGCCCAAGGCCTGGCGCGACCTCATTGCCGACCCTCACCACCGGAAGAAGCTGCCACAAGCCATGCAAGGACTCTTCTGCGTGACGCCCGACGAATCCTCCAAGGCATATAGTTTCAGCTTCATCGACTTGGCAGCGAGATCCGTGCCTCCGGACATCGACCCGAGCTTCTCCTTCCTGACGGAACTGCCTGGGATCCAGGCCCTCGTCTTACTGGGTTCCTGCAACGGGCTTATCCTCCTTGGGCACCGCCAGGAATACTCTATCACATCCTCCTTGGCCTATATCGTGTGCAACCCGAGAACAAAGGAATGGGAAGCCGTGCCTCCTTGCAGCTCTCATAGTCCTACACTGTTAACCTTCACCTATTTGGCTTTCGATCCGGCAGTGTCCTCTCACTTCAACTTGGTCCAGTTCCAGGTGGAGACCCACGAGGAGTTTCTTTCTGTGCACACCTACTCCTCTGAAACTGGGACCTGGAGTGACAACCAAATTGACGAACAAGGAGAGGAAGGGCAGCTGGAAGGATGGCATATGGTCAGGTTTAATCTTGCAGACCCTAGTCCTCGGTGCCCCTTTATCAATGGCTTCCTGAATCTGCTAGTATGGGACGATGATGAGATGAAGATAGTTGCTCTAGATGTGCAAGGCAAGTCAAGGAGGATGATCCCGGTGCCACATGTGGCTAATAGGAGGAGCTGA